From the Tripterygium wilfordii isolate XIE 37 chromosome 6, ASM1340144v1, whole genome shotgun sequence genome, one window contains:
- the LOC120000439 gene encoding uncharacterized protein LOC120000439, producing the protein MALTVVYSLQNVWPFSVFKFDDLSVSNGLVRKLSIPEHTKEFVLAVREPDSQSVIYILSVQNLSKRSVHDAECLIRELRPDAVVAQVDHSTLTDTESIDDEEIVPTSSFGVLKRCFVDKINKEKYENVAGTFALREIFGTDFHGHFLAAKKVAKEVGASFLLLESPSVKTSALDNHSGDVDAGSKLLGLIRNLIPQKVGSAAVSSSRRFFLNNNVESHMVKLLSSNMDISVSKLNPSGSTDSNEILPMNNFEVPQFAQSIYPLLVDLHNIFVDLPSIGRALAFAQKMLIDVNRGEVVDTRTISEVNTFQVAVEGLRIALNNAGRLPINKKMNPKSTKIDFSELPVEEKSHAFLAHALQNQAKKFKTIVAIVDASSLAGLRRQWNTVVPPDVREMVGELVKDCESDEEIPADKKRLFSNKPVVAVGAGATAALGASSLSKAVPASTLMKVASLKVPVSLKLFLTQTQKAMAMVLSKTVGPSKVLAPGLSTSGAKVTSVIKGAASAEKIRTVAHSIIASAEKTSFSAMRTAFYEIMRKRRVKPIGVLPWATFGSSVATCTGLLVYGDGIECAAESLPTAPSIASLGRGIQSLREASQAARLADGDRIQKAIESLMYRLKKVKIQ; encoded by the coding sequence GATTTGAGTGTGTCAAATGGATTAGTTCGCAAGCTTTCAATACCCGAACACACCAAAGAGTTTGTTTTGGCAGTTCGTGAACCTGACTCGCAATCTGTGATATACATACTTTCCGTTCAGAACTTATCCAAGAGATCTGTTCATGATGCTGAGTGTCTTATTAGGGAGTTACGACCTGATGCTGTAGTAGCTCAGGTTGATCATTCCACTTTGACTGATACTGAATCCATAGATGATGAAGAAATTGTTCCCACTTCGTCTTTTGGAGTATTAAAACGATGTTTTGTTGATAAGATCAATAAGGAGAAGTATGAGAATGTTGCTGGAACGTTTGCTTTGAGGGAGATATTTGGGACTGATTTTCATGGGCACTTCTTGGCTGCTAAGAAGGTGGCCAAAGAGGTTGGGGCCTCATTTTTGTTGCTCGAATCACCTTCTGTCAAAACATCTGCTTTGGATAACCACTCAGGTGATGTTGATGCAGGGAGCAAGCTCCTGGGTTTAATTAGAAATTTGATTCCTCAGAAAGTAGGTTCTGCAGCTGTGTCAAGTTCAAGGAGGTTTTTTCTTAACAACAATGTTGAGTCACACATGGTGAAGTTGTTATCTTCAAATATGGATATTTCAGTTTCGAAACTGAACCCTTCAGGTTCTACTGATTCAAACGAAATTCTCCCGATGAACAATTTCGAGGTTCCACAATTTGCGCAATCAATTTATCCTTTACTTGTAGACCtacataatatttttgtggACCTTCCATCAATTGGTAGGGCTTTAGCATTTGCGCAAAAGATGCTGATAGATGTCAACAGAGGGGAAGTTGTGGATACCCGAACTATATCAGAAGTTAACACCTTCCAGGTTGCGGTTGAGGGGTTGAGAATCGCTCTAAACAACGCAGGTCGTCTGCCCATTAACAAAAAGATGAATCCCAAGTCAACTAAGATTGATTTCTCAGAGCTTCCAGTTGAGGAAAAATCGCATGCATTTCTTGCGCATGCCCTTCAGAATCAGGCAAAGAAATTCAAGACAATAGTAGCAATTGTAGATGCCAGTAGTTTAGCTGGTCTTCGAAGGCAGTGGAACACTGTTGTTCCACCAGATGTCAGGGAAATGGTTGGAGAGCTTGTAAAAGATTGTGAGAGTGATGAGGAAATTCCTGCAGATAAGAAGCGACTATTCTCAAATAAACCTGTGGTGGCAGTTGGTGCCGGAGCAACAGCAGCATTGGGAGCTTCATCGCTTTCAAAGGCTGTTCCAGCATCGACATTAATGAAGGTTGCATCATTGAAAGTTCCCGTGTCGCTGAAACTTTTCCTGACTCAAACACAAAAGGCAATGGCAATGGTTTTAAGCAAGACTGTTGGTCCCTCAAAAGTGTTAGCCCCAGGATTATCGACCTCTGGAGCTAAAGTGACATCCGTAATTAAGGGAGCAGCTTCTGCAGAGAAAATAAGGACTGTGGCCCACAGCATTATCGCCTCTGCTGAGAAGACCAGCTTTTCGGCCATGAGAACAGCATTTTATGAAATAATGAGGAAACGGCGTGTAAAGCCGATTGGTGTCCTACCGTGGGCAACATTTGGTAGTAGTGTTGCTACTTGTACAGGGTTGCTTGTGTATGGAGATGGGATTGAATGTGCTGCTGAATCTCTTCCTACAGCTCCCTCAATTGCCAGTTTGGGCCGTGGGATTCAAAGTCTACGTGAGGCGAGCCAAGCTGCGAGGTTGGCAGATGGAGACAGGATACAGAAAGCTATAGAATCCCTAATGTACAGATTGAAGAAGGTAAAGATTCAGTAG